A window from Electrophorus electricus isolate fEleEle1 chromosome 7, fEleEle1.pri, whole genome shotgun sequence encodes these proteins:
- the lmf2b gene encoding lipase maturation factor 2b, producing MGDVRVPRQLFLRGVAVAYLCAFASLYIQIPGLYGDEGILPARLLVAGEQKPLLQQLQESPSLLWLVPSLGLGPQQGLELICLLGALLSLGAVLLGALRDSLAYLCLWILYLSLYTAGGDFLHTECDSLLLEVGFLAFLVAPCGLLRSSTSPGLHDPVTFWLTRWLLFRLVLCTGLSKLASSDPCWWDLTALSRYYETQASPTPLAWYAHQLPDWLSRLGAVCVMASEIAVPLLMFFAPVRGLRICGFYIQVFLQLCLVLLGGCSLTHLLSVVLSFSLLDDDCFSGCTHQKKKPKSKTWSQFLLSCLALLVKLAVYVLILLGTIKLFKLEINWEQKIVLSKTNFTQENFSEFVSLIQAPTIWVGVLSLTWEAVVTMLRCACVRGIMGKLCALTQWAIFTATTVAVFTLSLVPYTAVAGVSAGKIFREVQNAYGAVEKYQLVSAYGIQHRMVPPAGRPEVIIEGSGDKKTWKELSFMHKPSSVSEAPPVLGPHKPRLDWLLWEAARADYQHSHWFTGLVQQLLLGKQDVLRLLQVDEAQYPFRVSPPAFLRASVYHYHFTQTGQDGNQPREWWKRLYVREFFPAVHLGDPVLEELLQEAGLKEKFPVLPISDTPLAQALSVLRGHARGHSGPLVLLTLFTTVASILLLKDLVSRSRTPKGPKPKSKPATSEHKSKKPREAHPEASEKNRGPSGRGGRKEGLEERRIDSDRSPRKRK from the exons ATGGGAGACGTGCGGGTCCCGCGGCAGCTGTTTTTGCGCGGCGTAGCCGTCGCTTATTTATGCGCGTTCGCATCCCTCTACATCCAAATACCAG GCTTGTATGGAGATGAAGGCATCTTGCCTGCACGCCTCCTGGTGGCCGGGGAGCAGAAGCcgctcctgcagcagctgcaggaaaGTCCGTCCCTCCTGTGGCTGGTGCCTTCCCTGGGCCTTGGGCCCCAGCAGGGCCTGGAGCTCATCTGCCTGTTGGGGGCACTGCTGAGCCTGGGAGCTGTGCTGCTGGGAGCACTCAGAGACAGCCTGGCCTACCTCTGTCTCTGGATCCTTTACCTCTCCCTATACACc GCTGGAGGAGACTTCCTTCATACAGAGTG CGACTCTCTGCTGTTGGAGGTGGGCTTCTTGGCCTTCCTGGTAGCTCCCTGTGGCTTGCTCCGGAGCTCCACGTCTCCCGGCCTCCACGACCCCGTGACCTTTTGGCTGACCCGCTGGCTGCTTTTCCGGCTTGTGCTCTGTACCGGTCTCAGCAAGCTAGCCAGCAGTGACCCCTGCTGGTGGGACCTCAcag CACTGAGTCGGTATTATGAGACTCAGGCGAGCCCCACACCTCTGGCGTGGTATGCACATCAGCTCCCCGATTGGCTGTCGAGACTTGGCGCCGTTTGTGTGATGGCGTCGGAGATCGCCGTTCCACTGTTGATGTTCTTCGCTCCTGTTCGTGGACTGAGGATCTGTGGCTTTTACATCcag GTCTTTCTGCAGCTCTGTCTTGTCCTTCTGGGCGGCTGCAGCCTGACGCACCTGCTGTCTGTCGTGCTGAGTTTCTCCCTGCTGGACGATGACTGCTTCAGCGGCTGCACACACCAAAAGAAGAAGCCCAAGTCGAAGA CATGGAGTCAGTTTTTGCTCTCCTGTCTGGCTTTACTTGTCAAACTGGCTGTCTACGTCCTTATTTTGCTTGGCACAATAAAGCTCTTTAAGCTGGAGATCAACTGGGAGCAGAAGATTGTGTTGTCTAAAACTA ACTTCACCCAGGAGAACTTTTCTGAGTTTGTGAGCCTGATTCAGGCGCCCACCATTTGGGTAGGAGTACTCTCACTGACATGGGAAGCAGTAGTCACCATGCTCAG gtgtgcttgtgtgagggGCATTATGGGAAAGCTCTGCGCCCTCACTCAGTGGGCCATCTTCACTGCTACAACTGTGGCTGTGTTCACCCTCAGTTTA GTTCCATACACTGCCGTGGCAGGTGTGTCTGCTGGGAAAATCTTCCGTGAGGTGCAGAACGCTTACGGGGCTGTGGAAAAGTATCAGCTCGTCAGTGCATACGGCATTCAGCACAGAatggtgccccctgctggacgtCCAGAAGTAATTATTGAAGGCAGTGGGGATAAGAAAACATGGAAG GAGCTGAGCTTTATGCACAAGCCGAGCAGTGTGAGCGAAGCGCCTCCGGTCCTGGGGCCCCACAAGCCTCGGCTGGACTGGTTGTTGTGGGAGGCGGCACGGGCAGACTACCAGCACAGCCACTGGTTTACAGGCCTAGTGCAGCAGCTGCTACTGGGCAAGCAGGACG TGCTGAGGCTGCTCCAGGTGGATGAAGCACAGTACCCCTTCCGCGTGTCCCCGCCTGCCTTCCTCAGAGCCAGCGTCTACCACTATCACTTCACCCAGACTGGACAGGACGG GAACCAGCCGCGGGAATGGTGGAAAAGACTATATGTGAGGGAATTTTTTCCTGCGGTGCACCTGGGTGACCCTGTCCTTGAGGAGTTACTGCAGGAGGCAGGACTGAAG GAAAAGTTCCCAGTCCTGCCAATTTCAGACACACCTTTGGCCCAGGCACTGAGTGTTTTGCGGGGTCATGCTAGGGGACATTCTGGGCCCTTGGTGCTTTTGACCCTTTTTACCACTGTGgcctccatcctcctcctcaaAGATCTTGTCTCCCGAAGCCGGACACCTAAGGGCCCGAAGCCCAAGTCCAAGCCCGCCACGAGTGAGCACAAGAGTAAGAAACCGCGAGAGGCTCATCCCGAAGCCTCTGAGAAAAACCGCGGGCCTTCCGGTCGCGGAGGTAGGAAGGAGGGTTTGGAAGAGAGGAGGATTGACTCGGACAGAAGCCCTCGCAAGAGAAAGTGA